Proteins encoded in a region of the Vicia villosa cultivar HV-30 ecotype Madison, WI linkage group LG5, Vvil1.0, whole genome shotgun sequence genome:
- the LOC131607220 gene encoding wax ester synthase/diacylglycerol acyltransferase 4-like: MFSSLSIHVSPLLWFYKYLFHTLFISTNIHKFSLLFNLQQVRHEDGKMRWQKVEVKPEEHVKIPKFAETRNSSSFDLYDNHFNDYVTSILTSKTPQDKPLWEIHIINYPTTNAASTIIFKLHHSLGDGYSLMAALLSCLQRADDPSLPLSFPSRPQLDSNYENKSLFKKLHFGINSFFSSILDFGYSIIKARMIPDDITPIRSGYKGIDSQPVILSNISFSLDQIKEIKSKLGVTINDVVCGMIFYGIRLYMEEMNEKTKTSNSTALVMLNTRNIKGYQSLKEMQKPESKGLWGNKLSFLQIPIPKPNKSGNSNPLEFVWEASDVLKRKKSSFSVHLIGLLVDLKMKLRGPEAVAKGIYNTIGNSSVVISNMVGPVEKMALANHPVNGLYFTMTCGPEDVNITIMSYVKILRLTMKTLKGFINEHKLKFCMEKAFEVIFKESMEISEIPTKN; this comes from the exons ATGTTTTCATCCCTATCAATCCACGTTTCTCCTCTATTATGGTTCTATAAATATCTCTTCCATACTTTATTCATTTCTACTAATATTCAcaaattttcattattatttaatttgcaaCAGGTAAGACACGAAGATGGTAAGATGAGATGGCAAAAAGTTGAAGTGAAGCCAGAAGAACATGTAAAGATTCCTAAGTTTGCTGAAACCAGAAACTCATCATCATTTGATTTATATGACAATCATTTTAATGACTATGTAACAAGTATTCTAACTTCAAAAACACCACAAGACAAACCACTTTGGGAAATTCATATTATAAATTATCCAACAACAAATGCTGCTAGCACCATAATATTCAAACTTCATCATTCACTTGGTGATGGTTACTCTCTCATGGCTGCTCTTCTTTCTTGTCTTCAAAGAGCTGATGAcccttctcttcctctctctttTCCTTCACGACCACAATTGGATTCAAACTATgaaaataaaagcttatttaagaAGTTGCATTTTGGTATAAACTCGTTTTTTAGCTCCATATTAGATTTTGGATATAGCATAATCAAGGCAAGAATGATTCCAGATGACATAACACCTATAAGATCAGGATATAAAGGAATAGATTCTCAGCCGGTTATCTTGTCAAACATATCATTTTCCCTTGatcaaatcaaagaaatcaagtcAAAACTTGGAGTT ACTATAAACGATGTGGTTTGTGGGATGATCTTCTATGGGATTAGGCTATACATGGAAGAGATGAATGAGAaaacaaaaacatcaaattcaacaGCATTGGTAATGCTCAACACTAGAAATATTAAAGGTTATCAGTCATTGAAGGAAATGCAAAAACCAGAATCCAAAGGTCTTTGGGGGAATAAATTATCATTCTTACAAATACCAATACCTAAGCCAAACAAATCAGGAAATTCCAACCCTCTTGAGTTTGTTTGGGAAGCCAGTGATGTATTAAAGAGGAAGAAAAGTTCTTTCAGTGTTCATCTCATAGGTTTACTGGTGGATTTGAAGATGAAACTAAGAGGGCCTGAG GCGGTAGCTAAAGGAATCTATAACACAATTGGAAACTCTAGTGTTGTTATATCAAACATGGTTGGGCCAGTAGAAAAGATGGCTTTGGCAAATCATCCTGTAAATGGACTATATTTCACCATGACATGTGGACCTGAG GATGTCAACATTACAATTATGAGTTATGTGAAAATCTTAAGGCTGACAATGAAGACTTTAAAGGGATTTATAAATGAACATAAATTGAAGTTTTGCATGGAGAAAGCATTTGAAGTCATATTCAAAGAGTCAATGGAGATCTCTGAGATTCCTACCAAAAACTAA